Proteins encoded by one window of Tunturibacter psychrotolerans:
- a CDS encoding lysophospholipid acyltransferase family protein → MSSTYTLKQRLALAIVPRLASAAIRFLGMTLRFEDVRDPGASLGFDAPPPAIYAFWHRCLLTSAWHFRNHNIAILISPSFDGELIARTVERLGYVAIRGSSSRSGSLGLRNMHRAYLAGQYCAITADGPRGPAMIAKPGVTQLAQLVDSPVGTFYVLPERAWQLRSWDRFLIPKPFSRVFIGWPLLTTADESAVQAALDRSVELAESRKNNSRKKS, encoded by the coding sequence GTGTCCTCCACCTACACCTTGAAGCAAAGGCTCGCCCTCGCTATCGTCCCGCGCCTCGCGAGCGCCGCGATCCGTTTCCTTGGCATGACCCTCCGGTTCGAAGATGTTCGCGACCCCGGCGCCTCACTGGGCTTCGACGCGCCACCGCCGGCTATCTATGCCTTCTGGCATCGGTGCCTGCTCACCAGCGCCTGGCACTTCCGCAACCACAACATCGCCATCCTCATCAGCCCCAGCTTCGACGGGGAACTCATAGCTCGAACCGTGGAGCGCCTCGGTTACGTCGCCATCCGCGGCTCAAGCTCACGGTCAGGCTCTCTTGGCCTGCGCAACATGCACCGCGCCTATCTGGCGGGCCAGTACTGCGCCATTACGGCCGACGGCCCTCGCGGCCCCGCCATGATTGCCAAACCCGGCGTCACACAGCTGGCCCAACTCGTCGACAGCCCGGTCGGGACCTTCTATGTCCTCCCTGAGCGTGCCTGGCAACTTCGCTCCTGGGACCGCTTCCTCATCCCTAAACCGTTCTCCCGAGTCTTCATAGGCTGGCCCCTCCTAACTACCGCCGACGAGTCGGCCGTTCAAGCCGCCCTCGATCGCTCCGTCGAACTGGCCGAATCCCGAAAGAATAATTCCCGAAAAAAAAGTTAG
- a CDS encoding S-adenosylmethionine:tRNA ribosyltransferase-isomerase translates to MLVSDFHFDLPEELIAQSPPEIRGSSRMLLFDRATGRYQDKFFRNLPEILQPGDLLILNDSRVLPARLYATRAQPTNSTKLPRPFRPHRSPVDPTTCR, encoded by the coding sequence TTGCTCGTATCCGACTTCCATTTCGACCTCCCCGAAGAGCTGATAGCCCAGTCCCCACCGGAGATTCGCGGCTCCAGCCGCATGCTCCTCTTCGACCGAGCTACCGGCCGCTACCAGGACAAGTTTTTTCGTAATCTCCCCGAAATTCTCCAACCCGGCGACCTGCTTATCCTCAACGATAGCCGTGTTTTACCCGCCCGCCTCTACGCGACGCGCGCGCAGCCAACAAACTCAACAAAACTCCCCCGACCCTTCAGGCCGCATCGAAGTCCTGTTGACCCAACAACTTGCCGATAG
- a CDS encoding outer membrane beta-barrel protein: MRRFNRFFLLSLFAALLSGIVGNAQTTVAPPPNADVEELKQTVRDLALRVSALEAELQKQRTVQTTEIATLRPAALTLAPAADIRRSVEAVSSSGAAPVPATIAATPQAPAAQSSPVAAVLPTQLPGGATLNYMFDGYYGYDLNHPIGRVLYLRAYDVLSNAFSVNQADVVFALDPDVANGRRYGVRVDLQFGQATSTLQGNPANEARPDIYRNIFQAYGTYVVPLGKGLTVDFGKWSSSLGIEGNYTKDQVNYSRSFFFNYLPFYQAGLRTSFKVNDKLALNYWVVNGTNQTEPNNSFKDELFGFTAQPTKKILWNFNYYLGQDHPDSQPATNCTAPVQPGLCLQAINPAPDGKIHIFDSYVTWNATPKLTFSLEGDYVIEREWAHAEPGESSAPSHVDGGAAYARYQLTPKMALGGRTEYLSDRGGLFSGTTQALKEFTGTYEYKFGEGFLARAEYRRDWSNVPYFLTNKPGVLTADQPTMTVGMVWWVGGKQGAW, encoded by the coding sequence ATGCGCCGCTTCAATCGGTTCTTTCTTCTCTCTCTTTTCGCTGCTCTGCTTTCCGGGATTGTCGGAAACGCACAGACGACGGTCGCCCCGCCTCCAAATGCAGATGTTGAGGAACTGAAGCAGACGGTGCGTGACCTCGCTTTGCGGGTGAGTGCGCTCGAGGCGGAGCTGCAGAAGCAACGGACCGTGCAGACGACAGAGATTGCGACGCTGAGGCCTGCGGCGCTGACCCTCGCTCCGGCTGCAGACATTCGAAGAAGCGTGGAAGCTGTGTCCAGCAGCGGCGCGGCTCCGGTGCCGGCAACGATCGCGGCAACTCCCCAGGCTCCGGCAGCGCAAAGTTCGCCTGTTGCCGCCGTCCTGCCGACCCAACTACCCGGGGGCGCCACGTTGAACTATATGTTCGATGGGTATTACGGCTACGACCTTAATCATCCTATCGGGCGAGTGTTGTATTTGAGGGCCTACGATGTGCTGAGCAACGCGTTTAGCGTCAACCAAGCCGATGTGGTGTTCGCGCTTGACCCTGATGTCGCAAATGGGCGGCGGTATGGAGTTCGAGTGGATCTGCAGTTTGGACAAGCTACCTCGACCTTGCAGGGAAATCCAGCGAACGAAGCACGGCCGGATATTTATAGGAATATCTTTCAGGCATATGGGACTTATGTTGTTCCGTTAGGCAAGGGCCTTACGGTGGACTTCGGCAAGTGGTCAAGTTCGCTGGGAATCGAGGGGAACTATACGAAAGACCAGGTCAACTACTCGCGGTCGTTCTTTTTTAACTATTTGCCTTTCTACCAGGCGGGGCTTCGAACCAGTTTCAAGGTAAACGACAAGCTTGCTCTGAACTACTGGGTGGTGAATGGAACCAATCAAACTGAGCCGAATAACTCGTTCAAAGACGAGCTGTTTGGATTTACGGCGCAGCCTACGAAAAAGATTTTGTGGAATTTCAACTATTACCTCGGACAAGATCATCCCGATAGTCAGCCTGCTACAAATTGCACGGCGCCGGTACAGCCAGGGTTGTGCCTACAGGCGATCAACCCTGCGCCGGATGGAAAGATACACATCTTCGACAGCTATGTGACCTGGAACGCGACGCCGAAGCTGACGTTCTCGCTCGAGGGTGACTATGTCATTGAGCGTGAATGGGCGCACGCGGAGCCGGGCGAGTCTTCCGCCCCATCCCATGTCGATGGCGGGGCGGCCTACGCGCGTTACCAACTGACACCGAAGATGGCGTTGGGAGGACGGACAGAGTATCTGTCGGATCGTGGCGGTTTGTTTAGCGGGACGACGCAGGCGTTGAAAGAATTCACAGGAACCTATGAGTACAAATTCGGCGAGGGCTTCCTGGCGCGCGCGGAGTATCGAAGAGACTGGAGCAATGTTCCGTACTTTTTGACGAACAAGCCTGGGGTGCTAACGGCTGATCAGCCCACGATGACCGTGGGCATGGTGTGGTGGGTTGGAGGCAAGCAAGGGGCCTGGTGA